The Halopseudomonas sabulinigri genome window below encodes:
- a CDS encoding TetR/AcrR family transcriptional regulator, whose protein sequence is MAYRTTATRIERDQVLREHILDCALQQVAEQGFTALTMSGLAGAAGVATGSLYRHFPGKGALAADVFVKATRIELNTLKEQFQAPGKASDRLRNGLTQFAARAWHSRQLAYALIAEPAEEEVETQRLFYRQAYATIYGELLADGVADGSFVVENIPLTSACLVGAIAESLVGPLSPQARADRESGLPSESLEAVTRTITRFCLRALGAKEPTP, encoded by the coding sequence ATGGCTTACCGCACCACCGCCACCCGCATCGAACGTGACCAGGTACTGCGTGAACACATTCTCGATTGCGCCCTGCAACAGGTTGCCGAACAGGGTTTCACGGCCCTGACCATGAGCGGCCTTGCCGGTGCCGCCGGGGTCGCCACTGGCAGCCTGTACCGGCACTTTCCGGGCAAGGGTGCGCTGGCCGCCGATGTGTTTGTCAAAGCCACGCGCATCGAACTGAACACCCTCAAGGAACAATTTCAGGCACCGGGTAAAGCCTCTGACCGCCTGCGCAACGGCCTCACGCAGTTCGCCGCGCGGGCTTGGCACAGCCGCCAACTGGCCTACGCGCTGATCGCCGAACCCGCTGAAGAAGAGGTTGAAACCCAGCGCCTGTTCTATCGTCAGGCTTACGCCACCATTTACGGCGAGCTGTTGGCCGATGGCGTGGCCGATGGCAGTTTTGTCGTGGAAAACATCCCGCTCACCTCAGCCTGCCTGGTTGGCGCCATTGCCGAATCACTGGTCGGCCCGCTCTCGCCGCAGGCTCGCGCCGACCGGGAAAGCGGCCTCCCCAGCGAAAGCCTGGAGGCGGTTACCCGCACCATCACCCGTTTCTGTCTGCGCGCCCTGGGCGCCAAGGAGCCAACGCCATGA
- the hrpB gene encoding ATP-dependent helicase HrpB, giving the protein MSELPVTQILPQLLHAMESHLSAVLQAPPGAGKTTLVPLALLQAEWLAGQKIILLEPRRLAARAAAERLAHMLGEPVGQTVGYRIRLDSKVSAATRIEVVTEGILQRQLQADPELPGVGLVIFDEFHERSLDADLGLALCVQTQQYLRDELPLRLLVMSATLDAEGVSQLLDDAPVVTSLGRQFPVTVNYGAPWESRQFIEPLVCQTVLQALSDEQGSLLVFLPGTAEIRRVQAQLEQSLGSRPDVLLTPLYGELDFTAQRQAIQSAPIGQRKIVLATAIAETSLTIEGIRVVVDAGLSREAAFDPQTGMTRLQTRRVSRAAAEQRAGRAGRLEPGVCYRLWSAQQHEQLAAQREPEIRQADLAPLALQLAHWGVQDTSELVWLDPPPAAALQQGRELLQRLGALQHSERGWQLTAHGETLVSLPMHPRLAHMLVVGQRVGLGQMAARLAAIVDERDLLRRAVSVDASLRLALFDDARGADADRGALQRARKLAEQWQRQLQRLPQWGQVSDPAHDKWVGVLLALAYPDRIAQRRGAAGSEYRLANGRAAAFIEPDSLQQSSWLAIAALGGQAAQRNARIFLAAELDVPALLALQPELLNQRDTLAWDARSESLLAERQERIGELVWQRTALPQIDPQQRQRALCDVVRRQGLALLPWTPALRQWQARIALLRALDLAQQPTSDWPDMSDQTLLDSLEDWLAPYLDKVTRLAHFANLDLPGILAARLPWPLPQQLDEQAPTHWQVPTGSRIRIDYSETPPSLSVRLQELFGSADNPRIARGRQPLKLQLLSPAQRPVQVTQDLAGFWRGSYAEVKKEMKGRYPKHYWPDDPLQAEPTRRAKPRS; this is encoded by the coding sequence ATGAGTGAACTCCCGGTTACCCAGATTCTGCCGCAACTGCTGCACGCCATGGAAAGCCATCTCTCGGCGGTGCTGCAGGCGCCGCCCGGTGCCGGTAAAACTACGCTGGTGCCGCTGGCCCTGTTGCAGGCCGAGTGGCTGGCCGGGCAGAAAATCATTTTGCTCGAGCCGCGCCGGCTGGCTGCTCGCGCCGCAGCCGAGCGCTTGGCCCACATGCTGGGCGAGCCGGTTGGGCAAACCGTGGGCTATCGCATTCGCCTCGACAGCAAGGTCAGCGCGGCTACCCGAATCGAAGTGGTCACCGAGGGTATTCTGCAGCGCCAGTTGCAGGCCGATCCCGAGTTGCCAGGCGTTGGCCTGGTGATTTTCGATGAGTTCCACGAACGCAGCCTGGACGCCGATCTGGGCCTGGCGCTCTGCGTACAAACTCAGCAATACCTGCGCGATGAGTTGCCGCTGCGCCTGCTGGTGATGTCGGCTACTTTGGATGCCGAAGGCGTCAGCCAGTTGCTCGACGACGCCCCGGTAGTAACCAGCCTGGGGCGCCAGTTTCCGGTGACTGTGAACTACGGTGCGCCCTGGGAGTCCCGGCAGTTTATCGAGCCGCTGGTTTGTCAGACGGTGCTGCAGGCATTGAGCGATGAGCAGGGCAGCCTGTTGGTATTTCTGCCGGGCACCGCCGAGATTCGCCGGGTGCAAGCGCAGCTCGAGCAGAGCCTGGGCAGCCGGCCGGATGTGCTGCTGACGCCCCTGTACGGCGAGCTGGACTTTACCGCCCAGCGTCAAGCGATTCAGTCAGCGCCGATCGGGCAGCGCAAGATCGTGCTGGCCACTGCGATTGCCGAAACCAGTCTGACCATTGAAGGCATTCGTGTGGTGGTCGATGCCGGCCTGTCACGCGAGGCCGCCTTCGACCCGCAAACCGGCATGACCCGGCTGCAGACTCGCCGCGTCTCCCGCGCTGCCGCGGAACAGCGCGCGGGCCGCGCCGGTCGCCTGGAGCCCGGCGTCTGCTATCGGTTGTGGTCTGCGCAGCAGCATGAGCAGTTGGCAGCCCAGCGTGAACCAGAAATCCGCCAGGCCGATCTGGCGCCACTGGCATTGCAGTTGGCGCACTGGGGCGTGCAGGACACGAGCGAACTGGTCTGGCTCGACCCGCCGCCCGCTGCGGCCTTGCAGCAGGGTCGCGAATTGTTGCAGCGCCTGGGCGCCTTGCAGCACAGCGAGCGGGGATGGCAGCTGACCGCACATGGCGAAACCCTGGTGAGTCTGCCCATGCATCCCAGGCTGGCGCATATGCTGGTGGTAGGGCAGCGCGTTGGCCTGGGCCAGATGGCGGCGCGGCTGGCCGCAATTGTGGATGAACGTGACCTGTTGCGGCGCGCTGTCAGTGTCGATGCGAGTTTGCGCCTGGCGCTGTTTGACGACGCCCGTGGCGCTGATGCCGACCGCGGCGCCCTGCAGCGTGCGCGCAAGCTGGCCGAGCAGTGGCAGCGGCAACTGCAGCGATTGCCGCAGTGGGGGCAGGTGAGTGATCCAGCGCACGATAAATGGGTGGGCGTGCTGCTGGCGCTGGCCTATCCGGATCGCATCGCGCAACGGCGCGGCGCAGCTGGCAGCGAGTACCGGCTGGCCAATGGTCGCGCCGCTGCCTTTATCGAACCCGACTCGTTACAGCAGTCGAGCTGGCTGGCGATTGCCGCCCTGGGCGGCCAGGCCGCGCAGCGTAATGCGCGGATTTTTCTGGCAGCCGAGCTGGATGTACCGGCACTGCTGGCGCTGCAGCCTGAACTACTGAACCAGCGCGATACCTTGGCCTGGGACGCGCGCAGCGAAAGTCTGTTGGCCGAACGCCAGGAGCGCATCGGCGAACTGGTCTGGCAGCGCACTGCGCTGCCACAAATTGATCCGCAGCAACGTCAGCGCGCGCTCTGTGACGTAGTACGCCGGCAAGGCTTGGCGTTGCTGCCCTGGACGCCGGCGCTGCGCCAATGGCAGGCGCGCATTGCGCTGCTGCGTGCCCTGGATCTGGCGCAGCAGCCCACCAGTGACTGGCCGGATATGTCTGACCAGACGCTGCTCGATAGTCTCGAAGACTGGCTCGCGCCCTATCTGGACAAGGTTACCCGGCTGGCCCATTTTGCCAACCTCGATCTGCCCGGCATACTCGCGGCGCGCTTGCCCTGGCCGTTACCACAACAACTGGACGAGCAGGCACCGACCCATTGGCAAGTGCCGACCGGTTCGCGCATTCGCATTGATTACAGTGAAACGCCGCCGAGCCTGTCGGTGCGGCTGCAGGAGCTGTTCGGCAGTGCCGACAACCCGCGCATTGCGCGCGGGCGGCAGCCGCTCAAACTGCAGTTGCTCTCGCCAGCACAGCGCCCGGTGCAGGTCACCCAGGATCTGGCCGGCTTCTGGCGCGGCAGTTACGCCGAGGTAAAGAAAGAGATGAAAGGCCGCTATCCGAAACATTATTGGCCGGATGATCCGCTGCAGGCCGAACCCACGCGGCGGGCCAAGCCGCGATCGTAA
- a CDS encoding class I SAM-dependent methyltransferase, translating into MDNTSQILERSAELFSGQRLLLVNPTADGLTRSLAADWTLWSWDFAVIQGLSGQLPAERLVFSHLCPEVEALDAAIVLMPKAIERAEYALAQVAPLLALGKPIYLVGEKKGGITRAERLLGAYGATPEKLDSARHCQLWRVVTDRPAAPFKLDAWQQRYQLQLDDQQIDLLSLPGVFSHGRLDEGSELLLDERKALPSGKVLDFGCGSGVLSIALARRNPACQFELVDVDALALWCAQQSLQLNGVAAQVYASDGLSEVHGRYASVISNPPFHTGIRQDTSIAERFFNQVTRNLLPRGELRIVANGFLRYPPLIEQHIGPCEVLRENNRFKVYSAVAPG; encoded by the coding sequence ATGGACAATACCAGTCAGATTCTTGAACGCAGTGCCGAGCTGTTCAGCGGCCAGCGTCTGCTGCTGGTCAATCCGACCGCCGACGGCCTGACCCGCAGCCTGGCGGCCGACTGGACGCTCTGGAGCTGGGATTTTGCAGTCATTCAGGGGCTCTCCGGTCAGCTGCCGGCCGAGCGACTGGTGTTCTCCCATCTGTGCCCCGAGGTCGAGGCGCTGGATGCCGCCATCGTGCTCATGCCCAAAGCCATTGAACGTGCCGAGTATGCTCTGGCGCAGGTGGCGCCGTTGCTGGCGCTGGGCAAGCCGATCTATCTGGTGGGCGAGAAGAAGGGGGGTATTACCCGCGCCGAACGGCTATTGGGTGCGTATGGTGCGACGCCGGAGAAACTGGATTCCGCGCGCCACTGTCAGCTCTGGCGGGTGGTTACCGACCGCCCAGCAGCGCCGTTCAAACTGGACGCCTGGCAACAGCGCTACCAGTTGCAGTTGGACGACCAGCAGATTGACCTGCTGAGTCTGCCCGGCGTGTTCAGCCACGGCCGTCTGGACGAGGGTAGTGAGCTGCTGCTGGATGAGCGCAAGGCGCTGCCCAGCGGCAAGGTGCTGGATTTTGGCTGCGGCTCGGGCGTGTTGTCCATTGCGCTGGCGCGGCGCAACCCGGCGTGCCAGTTCGAACTGGTTGATGTGGATGCGCTGGCGCTCTGGTGTGCTCAGCAGTCGCTGCAACTGAACGGCGTTGCAGCGCAGGTGTATGCCTCCGATGGCCTGAGCGAAGTACATGGGCGCTACGCCAGCGTGATCAGTAATCCGCCGTTTCATACTGGTATCCGCCAGGACACCAGCATCGCCGAACGTTTTTTCAATCAGGTAACCCGCAACCTGTTGCCGCGCGGTGAGCTGCGCATTGTGGCCAACGGTTTTCTGCGGTACCCGCCATTGATAGAACAGCACATTGGCCCCTGTGAGGTACTGCGCGAGAATAATCGCTTCAAGGTTTACTCGGCGGTCGCGCCCGGCTGA
- a CDS encoding SpoIIAA family protein: MLNITLDPDSAIVTLEPHGTLSEEDFRRAGAAVDPFIELHGGLRGMIIHVHSFPGWDSFSAMISHLSFVQQHHRKVKRIAVASDSNLGNLAEAIGSHLVAAEIRPFGFDQLEDAKRWILAG; this comes from the coding sequence ATGCTCAACATCACGCTCGACCCCGATAGCGCCATCGTCACCCTCGAACCCCACGGCACCCTCAGCGAAGAGGATTTTCGCCGTGCCGGCGCCGCCGTCGATCCCTTCATCGAGCTGCACGGCGGCTTGCGCGGCATGATCATTCACGTGCACTCGTTTCCGGGCTGGGATTCGTTCAGCGCCATGATTTCGCATCTGTCCTTTGTTCAGCAGCACCATCGCAAGGTGAAGCGAATTGCCGTCGCCAGCGATAGCAATCTGGGCAACCTGGCCGAAGCCATTGGCTCTCACCTGGTCGCCGCCGAGATCAGGCCGTTCGGCTTTGATCAACTGGAGGACGCCAAGCGCTGGATTCTGGCCGGCTGA
- a CDS encoding GGDEF domain-containing protein: MTDIAREIEQDSAVYKTLLESTKAIPWKIDWATMQFAYIGPQIEALLGWAQNSWLSVNDWSDRMHPEDREWVVNFCVSQSQSGIDHEADYRALTRDGNYVWIRDVVHVVRNDDGEVEALVGFMFDISERKKTEEKLLTLQKELEELSFKDGLTGVANRRMFDSIMQLEWTNSRRTGQPLSVIMIDIDYFKQYNDHYGHLKGDDCLRRVAKALNTAAARSRDFFARYGGEEFILVLPETDAAAAERVAERCRNLVFKEQIQHDYSAVSQILTISMGLGTITPSQKDEPRAFIDAVDRNLYLAKQQGRNRQVSGLD, from the coding sequence ATGACTGACATAGCCCGCGAGATAGAACAGGATAGCGCCGTCTACAAAACCCTGCTGGAATCCACCAAGGCCATTCCCTGGAAAATCGACTGGGCGACCATGCAGTTCGCCTACATCGGTCCGCAAATTGAAGCCCTGCTGGGTTGGGCCCAGAACAGCTGGCTCAGCGTCAACGACTGGTCCGACCGCATGCATCCCGAGGACCGCGAGTGGGTGGTGAATTTCTGCGTATCGCAATCGCAATCAGGCATCGATCACGAAGCCGACTATCGCGCGCTGACCCGCGACGGTAACTACGTATGGATTCGCGATGTGGTGCACGTGGTGCGCAATGATGATGGCGAGGTAGAAGCGCTGGTTGGCTTCATGTTCGACATCAGTGAGCGCAAGAAAACCGAAGAAAAGTTGCTGACCCTCCAGAAAGAGCTGGAAGAGCTGTCGTTCAAGGATGGCCTGACCGGCGTGGCCAACCGCCGTATGTTCGACTCGATAATGCAACTGGAGTGGACCAACTCAAGGCGCACCGGCCAGCCCTTGTCGGTCATCATGATCGATATCGACTACTTCAAGCAGTACAACGACCATTATGGCCACCTCAAGGGCGATGATTGCCTCCGGCGCGTGGCCAAGGCGCTGAACACGGCCGCAGCGCGCTCACGCGACTTTTTCGCCCGTTACGGCGGCGAAGAGTTCATTCTGGTACTGCCGGAAACCGACGCTGCCGCGGCCGAGCGCGTAGCCGAACGCTGTCGCAACCTGGTGTTCAAAGAACAGATCCAGCACGACTACTCCGCCGTCAGCCAGATACTGACCATCAGCATGGGTCTGGGCACCATAACGCCCAGCCAGAAGGACGAACCCCGCGCCTTCATCGACGCGGTGGATCGCAACCTCTATCTGGCCAAGCAACAGGGCCGCAACCGGCAGGTCAGCGGCCTGGACTGA
- a CDS encoding DUF2788 domain-containing protein, with product MTYDQFEALAMPLMIFGLVAFMGFIVWDLAKQSKAGRYGTFVLFGVLGLGVMAFVIKEVVIGIIS from the coding sequence ATGACCTACGACCAGTTTGAAGCTCTCGCCATGCCGCTAATGATCTTTGGCCTTGTGGCCTTCATGGGTTTCATCGTCTGGGATCTGGCCAAGCAATCCAAGGCTGGACGCTACGGCACGTTTGTACTCTTTGGTGTACTGGGTCTGGGTGTGATGGCCTTTGTTATCAAGGAAGTGGTGATCGGCATCATCAGCTGA
- a CDS encoding beta/alpha barrel domain-containing protein translates to MALDTATSGRIHSILGSAQAKIEQLRNLEPFLIDLSLRENPVGARVGQTLADKLAILPKVRAFGFDKILLGTLDYSMPDELEVDDDFMLYLRDQQIDTTGCYAFTDIGLVDAQGQFTPSPSMLKLRDYRVPNTLHEIYLSKDGMAGQYDLPTLVRSLPASIAWLQQNIRGDNGGAPKILINVVDGCDALAEDPDTACSVFALLAQQPIEGISIEDDRGTYLPFQVGAFVAAIRCVLPAPLKLLVHMHAGGGFENASVLEALLNGADGAWGGLPKRAAIIGHASLGELIANLVRVGNPHMSTRYQLDQLLPLATQLQVLDEEETVPDDLPILGYNAYRLPLSFFRQRADRFMDLIPEAIGGSYRYRICPVVSDPAVIAGRLAEVTGQPADSFSQAVLQQMVRLMRRELRAGERIVYDQPAQLLALYDRACNSL, encoded by the coding sequence ATGGCACTCGACACCGCCACCAGCGGCCGCATTCATAGCATTCTCGGCAGCGCACAGGCCAAAATAGAACAACTGCGCAACCTTGAACCCTTTCTGATCGATCTCTCGCTGCGGGAAAACCCGGTCGGCGCGCGCGTGGGCCAAACCCTGGCCGACAAGCTGGCGATCCTGCCCAAGGTGCGCGCCTTCGGCTTCGACAAGATATTGCTCGGCACCCTCGACTACTCGATGCCCGATGAACTCGAAGTCGATGACGACTTCATGCTGTACCTGCGTGACCAGCAGATCGATACCACCGGCTGCTACGCCTTCACCGACATTGGCCTGGTCGACGCGCAGGGTCAGTTCACGCCCTCGCCATCAATGCTCAAGCTGCGCGATTACCGCGTGCCCAACACCCTGCACGAAATCTACCTGAGCAAGGATGGCATGGCCGGCCAGTACGACTTGCCAACACTGGTGCGCAGCCTGCCCGCCAGCATCGCCTGGTTGCAGCAGAACATTCGTGGCGATAATGGCGGTGCACCGAAGATTCTGATCAACGTGGTCGACGGCTGCGATGCCCTGGCCGAAGATCCGGACACAGCCTGCAGTGTGTTCGCCCTGCTCGCCCAGCAACCCATAGAAGGCATTAGCATCGAGGACGACCGCGGCACCTACCTGCCGTTCCAGGTGGGTGCCTTTGTTGCTGCCATCCGCTGCGTGCTGCCGGCGCCGTTGAAGCTGTTGGTGCACATGCATGCCGGCGGCGGGTTCGAGAATGCCTCGGTGCTCGAAGCGCTGCTCAACGGCGCCGATGGCGCGTGGGGCGGCTTGCCCAAACGGGCAGCGATCATCGGTCATGCCTCGCTGGGTGAGCTGATCGCCAACCTGGTGCGTGTCGGCAACCCGCACATGAGCACGCGCTATCAACTGGATCAACTACTGCCGCTGGCAACCCAGCTGCAGGTGCTCGACGAAGAAGAGACAGTACCGGACGACCTGCCAATCCTGGGTTACAACGCGTACCGCTTACCGTTGAGCTTTTTTCGCCAGCGTGCCGATCGCTTCATGGATCTCATCCCGGAAGCCATTGGGGGCAGTTACCGTTACCGCATCTGCCCGGTGGTCAGCGACCCGGCGGTGATTGCCGGGCGTCTGGCCGAGGTCACCGGCCAGCCCGCCGACAGCTTTAGCCAGGCAGTCCTGCAACAGATGGTGCGCTTGATGCGGCGCGAACTGCGCGCCGGAGAACGCATTGTCTACGACCAGCCGGCGCAGTTACTGGCGCTCTACGACAGAGCCTGCAACAGCCTGTGA
- a CDS encoding Lrp/AsnC family transcriptional regulator: MNSLNLDRYDLKILAALQHDARISNQELAERIGLSPSPCSRRVKALEDSGLIKRQVALLDPGMLGLKLTAFVMIGMDRHTPERFAGFEAVIRECPEVLDCCLVTGMDADYHLRVVVPDMEHYQQLLLGTLTRIEGVSSVRSSFVLSQVLASTELPLKHLGLN, from the coding sequence ATGAATTCTCTCAACCTGGATCGCTACGACCTGAAGATTCTCGCTGCCCTGCAGCACGATGCACGCATCAGTAATCAGGAGCTGGCAGAACGCATTGGCTTGTCGCCCTCGCCCTGCTCACGCCGCGTCAAGGCACTGGAAGACAGCGGGCTGATAAAGCGTCAGGTTGCACTGCTTGACCCCGGCATGCTTGGGCTCAAGCTTACCGCCTTCGTGATGATCGGCATGGACCGCCACACCCCGGAACGCTTTGCCGGATTTGAAGCGGTAATCCGCGAATGCCCCGAGGTACTCGACTGTTGTCTGGTCACTGGCATGGACGCCGACTATCACCTGCGCGTGGTGGTGCCTGATATGGAGCACTATCAGCAGCTGCTGCTGGGCACGCTGACGCGTATCGAAGGCGTCTCCAGTGTGCGCTCCAGCTTTGTACTGAGCCAGGTACTGGCCAGCACCGAGCTGCCGCTCAAGCACCTGGGCCTGAACTGA
- a CDS encoding cation diffusion facilitator family transporter, giving the protein MSSERTHDSAERARLLRLATRASVAVALVLIALKGGVWLASGSVSLLAGLIDSLMDAGASIINLFAVGYALKPADKEHRFGHGKAEALAGLAQAAFISGSALLVLLQGVDRLLHPQPLDAAWSGIAVMLFSIIATLGLLALQRHVIKRTGSTAIGADALHYRSDLLLNLSIIAALLLAQFGVQRADALFGLAIALFIAFGAVQIGRQAVQILMDRELPDGVRAHTLQLARSIPGVLDIHDLRTRESGQHWFMQLHLELPAELSLAQAHEIGEQVRLAIITHYPQAEVLVHKDPA; this is encoded by the coding sequence GTGAGTTCAGAGCGTACGCACGACAGCGCCGAGCGCGCGCGCCTGCTGAGACTGGCGACCCGCGCCTCGGTCGCCGTGGCATTGGTGTTGATTGCACTCAAGGGTGGCGTGTGGCTGGCATCGGGTTCGGTCAGTCTGCTGGCCGGCCTGATCGACTCGCTGATGGATGCCGGCGCCTCGATCATCAACCTGTTTGCGGTGGGTTACGCGCTGAAGCCGGCAGACAAGGAGCACCGTTTCGGGCACGGCAAGGCCGAGGCCCTGGCCGGACTGGCGCAGGCCGCGTTCATCAGCGGCTCGGCACTGCTGGTGTTACTGCAAGGCGTCGACCGGCTGTTGCATCCGCAGCCGCTTGATGCGGCCTGGTCCGGCATTGCGGTCATGCTGTTCTCGATTATCGCTACCCTCGGGCTGCTGGCACTGCAACGCCACGTAATCAAGCGAACCGGCTCTACAGCGATCGGTGCCGATGCATTGCATTACCGTTCTGACCTGCTGCTCAACCTGAGCATCATCGCCGCCCTTCTGTTGGCGCAGTTTGGCGTGCAGCGTGCCGACGCTCTGTTTGGTCTGGCCATTGCGCTGTTCATCGCTTTTGGCGCGGTACAGATCGGGCGGCAGGCGGTGCAGATTCTGATGGACCGCGAATTACCTGACGGCGTGCGTGCCCACACCTTGCAACTGGCCCGCTCGATTCCCGGCGTACTGGACATCCATGACCTGCGCACCCGCGAATCGGGGCAGCATTGGTTTATGCAACTGCACTTGGAGCTTCCGGCCGAGCTCAGCCTGGCGCAAGCGCACGAAATCGGCGAGCAGGTGCGCCTGGCCATCATCACCCACTATCCCCAGGCCGAAGTACTGGTGCACAAGGACCCGGCCTGA
- a CDS encoding polyribonucleotide nucleotidyltransferase: MRLKPLAAVLLATTLTTQLTACGTVFYPERRGQISGEIDPGVAILNGIGLLFYIIPGVVAFAVDFATGAIYLPDARYSLEPSQLQPAIDADGKVDKSKLQAILHRELNLDLQLDQAEESRQPLPSHIALLHTAPRA, encoded by the coding sequence ATGCGTCTGAAGCCCCTTGCCGCCGTTCTGCTTGCTACCACCCTGACCACCCAGCTGACCGCCTGTGGCACCGTGTTTTACCCGGAGCGCCGCGGCCAGATCAGCGGTGAGATTGATCCTGGCGTCGCGATTCTCAACGGCATCGGCCTGTTGTTCTACATCATCCCCGGCGTCGTTGCCTTCGCGGTGGACTTCGCCACCGGCGCAATCTATCTGCCGGATGCGCGCTACAGCCTGGAGCCTTCGCAGCTGCAACCGGCAATCGACGCTGATGGCAAGGTCGACAAAAGCAAACTGCAGGCAATTCTGCACCGCGAGCTGAACCTGGATCTGCAACTCGATCAGGCTGAAGAAAGCCGGCAGCCTCTGCCCAGCCACATTGCCCTGCTGCATACCGCGCCGCGCGCGTGA
- a CDS encoding TMEM165/GDT1 family protein codes for MEAFFVSTGIVSLAEIGDKTQLLALLLAARFRRPWPIIWGILVATVVNHALAGAVGQVVADLLSYEWQHGILAVSFLAVAAWTLVPDKLDEDDTPPIGRYGAFMATLIAFFLAEMGDKTQIATVVLAAQFDAYLWVVLGTTLGMLLANVPVVLLGNAAADKLPLVWIRRVTALAFLLLGLYAGWLVFQPA; via the coding sequence GTGGAAGCTTTTTTTGTATCAACCGGGATTGTCTCGCTGGCAGAGATCGGCGACAAAACCCAATTGCTGGCCTTGCTGCTGGCGGCGCGTTTCCGTCGGCCCTGGCCGATCATCTGGGGCATTCTTGTTGCCACTGTCGTCAACCACGCCCTGGCTGGCGCGGTCGGGCAGGTGGTGGCCGATCTGCTCAGTTATGAATGGCAGCACGGTATTCTGGCCGTATCTTTCCTGGCGGTCGCCGCCTGGACCCTGGTGCCAGACAAGCTGGATGAAGATGACACGCCGCCCATTGGCCGTTATGGCGCCTTCATGGCGACGCTGATTGCCTTCTTCCTGGCGGAGATGGGCGACAAGACACAGATTGCGACCGTGGTGCTGGCAGCGCAGTTTGATGCCTACCTGTGGGTAGTCCTCGGCACTACGCTGGGCATGCTGCTGGCCAACGTGCCGGTGGTATTGCTGGGCAATGCCGCCGCTGACAAGTTGCCGCTGGTGTGGATACGCCGGGTGACGGCGCTGGCCTTCTTGCTGCTGGGGTTGTATGCCGGCTGGCTGGTGTTTCAGCCGGCATAG